The following proteins come from a genomic window of Pseudomonas cichorii:
- a CDS encoding EscI/YscI/HrpB family type III secretion system inner rod protein → MAVTRVSTHHTGLFETEVTSPPSGPTPAEADIAWFNAAMRSADPKPASDSQMLVSPISKASTAYQKESERVDRDLQRAARSSDPKMAMDANRSLSSFYLESLLSAKLVSKAAQTVEKLTSLQ, encoded by the coding sequence ATGGCCGTTACTCGCGTATCAACTCATCACACTGGCCTCTTCGAGACAGAGGTGACATCGCCACCGTCTGGCCCTACTCCTGCCGAGGCGGACATTGCCTGGTTCAATGCCGCCATGCGCTCTGCAGATCCCAAGCCTGCCAGCGATTCGCAAATGCTGGTATCGCCTATTTCCAAGGCATCGACCGCTTACCAGAAAGAGTCGGAAAGGGTTGATCGAGACCTGCAGCGAGCCGCTCGCTCGAGCGATCCGAAAATGGCAATGGATGCCAACCGTTCCCTGTCTTCCTTTTATCTGGAAAGCCTGCTCAGCGCCAAGCTGGTAAGCAAGGCGGCCCAGACTGTGGAAAAACTGACCAGTCTGCAATAA
- a CDS encoding serine kinase produces MLSSDALRRRLDNNFENTQKDLDSAALSLDAFSPDDWHAFNSAIRQSSTASWAVNQEIVVKHNLAKAIINEIR; encoded by the coding sequence ATGCTTTCTTCCGATGCACTCAGACGCCGTCTCGACAACAACTTCGAAAACACTCAAAAGGATCTGGACTCGGCTGCACTGAGTCTGGACGCCTTCTCTCCGGATGATTGGCACGCCTTCAACTCGGCTATCCGGCAGTCCTCGACTGCCAGCTGGGCTGTGAACCAGGAAATTGTGGTCAAGCACAACCTGGCCAAGGCAATCATCAATGAAATCCGCTGA
- a CDS encoding type III secretion system chaperone: MKSADLTVAVERWLDSNEPVLLLQVDQQPLSIKRSNAGLIYLAPLSAAWRGGDAGLEAALRLSGPSIRRFRGALALDPETSHLCLVQYQQFQSTASVIHDIEALVNQRDVWESMLEPRKVTPPRQFMRPMALRGSYV, encoded by the coding sequence ATGAAATCCGCTGATCTGACCGTTGCTGTCGAGCGTTGGCTCGACAGCAACGAACCTGTCTTGCTGTTGCAAGTCGATCAGCAGCCGTTAAGCATCAAACGCAGCAATGCAGGGCTGATTTATCTCGCGCCGTTGAGCGCGGCATGGCGCGGCGGTGATGCGGGGCTCGAGGCCGCATTGCGCCTTTCCGGCCCCAGCATCAGGCGCTTTCGCGGGGCGTTGGCACTGGATCCCGAAACCAGTCACTTGTGCCTTGTGCAATACCAGCAGTTTCAGAGTACGGCATCGGTCATTCATGACATCGAAGCGCTGGTCAACCAGCGTGATGTCTGGGAGTCGATGCTTGAACCCAGGAAGGTGACCCCGCCAAGGCAATTCATGCGGCCTATGGCACTGAGAGGCTCTTATGTTTAA
- a CDS encoding pectate lyase, with translation MADIAGISGFSQSGLSGLSGLSGGLGGATAGAATGQGGQSALEQLAGMLAEMLLGSGSGSGGGAGAGSGSGAGQTGKSGQSDIDSLLQSLQGGEQKDGSSKGANGTGDESSKELLTQVLMALFEKILGGSDSSSGTGEGGGNGAGSGSGSPVSGAGGAGGGTKGLEGLGSGQGLGGAQGAGGGSGSVEDLVNTLMKSLGGGSMDNAIQPTSDGGGQVSQDGKLKELLEMIAQFMDSHPETFNQPSDSSSKGTGGGGGGGAPAGGGGGGAPAPSAGGGGGAPAPSVGGGGGGGAPAPSVGGGGGGGAPAPSVGGGGGGAAPTPSIGGAAPTPGTGSPAGTGAAGSSTPVSFPTASGSPTVVNETIKVGPGEVFDGQGKTFTAGPSLGDGGQGEGQKPMFELAEGATLKNVTFGENAADGVHVRAGNEKAVNVDNVHWTNVGEDALTVKGEGGAKVTNLNITNSSAQGANDKIFQLNADANVSVDNFKAKDFGTFMRTNGGQQGNWNLDLKNVDAENGKFSFVKSDSEGLNLTTSGINLKNVEHPYDKLPGSTNHKEV, from the coding sequence ATGGCTGATATCGCGGGTATTTCGGGTTTTTCCCAAAGTGGTCTTTCCGGTCTTTCGGGACTATCGGGTGGTCTGGGCGGGGCTACAGCAGGTGCTGCCACGGGGCAGGGCGGACAATCCGCTCTGGAGCAACTGGCCGGCATGCTGGCTGAAATGTTGCTCGGTTCCGGTTCTGGCTCCGGTGGTGGTGCCGGCGCAGGTTCGGGTTCCGGTGCGGGCCAGACTGGCAAGTCGGGCCAGAGCGACATCGACTCCTTGCTGCAGTCCCTGCAAGGCGGCGAGCAGAAGGATGGCAGCTCCAAGGGTGCGAACGGCACCGGCGACGAATCGTCCAAAGAGCTGCTGACTCAGGTTCTGATGGCGCTGTTCGAAAAAATTCTTGGTGGTTCCGACTCTTCGTCGGGCACGGGCGAAGGCGGTGGCAACGGCGCGGGTTCCGGTTCGGGTTCGCCGGTAAGCGGTGCAGGCGGTGCTGGTGGCGGCACCAAAGGGCTTGAAGGTCTGGGCTCGGGCCAGGGCCTTGGTGGTGCCCAGGGCGCGGGTGGTGGTTCCGGCAGCGTCGAAGATCTGGTGAACACGCTGATGAAAAGTCTGGGTGGCGGTTCCATGGATAACGCAATCCAGCCGACCTCCGATGGCGGTGGCCAGGTATCCCAGGACGGCAAGCTCAAAGAGCTGCTGGAAATGATCGCCCAGTTCATGGACAGCCATCCGGAAACCTTCAACCAGCCGTCTGACTCCTCCAGCAAGGGGACTGGCGGCGGTGGCGGTGGCGGTGCTCCGGCTGGTGGTGGCGGCGGTGGGGCTCCAGCTCCATCTGCGGGTGGTGGCGGCGGTGCTCCAGCTCCATCTGTGGGCGGCGGTGGTGGCGGTGGTGCCCCAGCTCCATCTGTGGGTGGCGGTGGTGGCGGCGGTGCTCCAGCTCCATCTGTGGGTGGTGGCGGCGGCGGTGCAGCTCCAACTCCATCCATCGGTGGCGCGGCTCCGACTCCTGGCACAGGTAGCCCTGCAGGCACTGGTGCTGCTGGTTCATCCACGCCAGTATCTTTCCCGACTGCTTCGGGCAGCCCGACCGTAGTCAACGAAACGATCAAGGTAGGTCCGGGCGAAGTGTTCGATGGCCAGGGCAAGACCTTTACTGCCGGCCCTAGCCTGGGTGATGGCGGACAGGGCGAAGGACAGAAGCCAATGTTTGAACTGGCTGAAGGCGCCACCCTGAAAAACGTGACCTTCGGTGAAAACGCCGCTGATGGCGTGCACGTTCGTGCTGGCAACGAGAAGGCTGTAAACGTCGATAACGTTCACTGGACCAACGTCGGTGAAGATGCACTGACCGTGAAGGGTGAAGGCGGTGCCAAAGTCACTAACCTGAACATCACCAACAGCAGTGCTCAGGGCGCCAATGACAAGATCTTCCAGCTCAATGCCGACGCTAACGTGAGTGTGGACAACTTCAAGGCCAAGGACTTCGGTACTTTCATGCGCACCAACGGTGGGCAGCAAGGCAACTGGAACCTGGACCTGAAGAACGTCGACGCTGAAAACGGCAAGTTCTCCTTCGTGAAGAGCGACAGTGAAGGCCTGAACCTGACCACCAGCGGCATCAACCTGAAGAACGTAGAGCACCCTTACGACAAGCTGCCGGGTTCTACCAACCACAAGGAGGTCTGA
- a CDS encoding aspartyl/asparaginyl beta-hydroxylase domain-containing protein, with the protein MTTAFYALDDFPELANLVANCAVIQEELATLDAPLLDIDRTNKQHQQVHEELSEHLQQGGDYGWLKGWGAEGGNRDWTQYALLFRDTPIGPAQATMPRTLELFKPLKGIKVVALARMAPHSFLSLHRHPELTDEGLLQMHITLSAANEANYSYLNVAGEFYHQKPGTGAIFDGSLDHFAVNATPVPRTIIYMEFEKEKFMKH; encoded by the coding sequence ATGACTACCGCTTTTTATGCTCTCGACGATTTTCCGGAACTGGCCAACCTGGTCGCCAACTGCGCGGTGATCCAGGAAGAGCTCGCGACTCTGGATGCACCTCTGCTCGATATCGACCGTACCAACAAGCAGCATCAGCAAGTACACGAAGAACTGAGCGAACACCTGCAACAGGGTGGCGATTACGGCTGGCTCAAGGGCTGGGGTGCCGAAGGAGGCAACCGTGACTGGACGCAATATGCGCTGCTGTTCAGAGACACGCCTATCGGCCCGGCCCAGGCGACCATGCCCCGCACTCTGGAGTTGTTCAAGCCGCTCAAGGGCATAAAAGTCGTGGCCCTGGCCCGTATGGCGCCTCACAGTTTTCTGAGCTTGCACCGTCACCCGGAACTGACGGATGAAGGCCTGTTGCAGATGCACATCACCCTCAGCGCCGCCAATGAAGCCAACTACTCCTACCTGAACGTGGCGGGCGAGTTCTATCACCAGAAACCGGGCACAGGCGCGATTTTCGATGGCTCGCTGGATCATTTCGCCGTCAACGCCACTCCGGTTCCACGGACCATCATCTACATGGAGTTCGAGAAAGAGAAGTTCATGAAGCATTGA
- the sctL gene encoding type III secretion system stator protein SctL, which translates to MLTSRSLTLTSNRSTVNEPLLRREVLEQSLLAEELLEDARARAREILETAEAEAEALRRRCEEETRAEVWQQAQSLLDDLREQREQTLATIVEAAEDLVQQALQLVLGELSDGQKVGAVLRQLTSASPNEESALIYCHPDQIPLLAQSLEEQGQLGWTLRGDPNLDLDAISLRTEHGDFSLSWSALQRHLWP; encoded by the coding sequence ATGTTGACCAGTCGCAGTCTGACGCTTACCAGTAACCGCTCCACGGTTAACGAGCCGCTTCTGCGCCGGGAAGTTCTTGAGCAGAGCCTGCTGGCAGAAGAACTGCTGGAAGATGCCCGTGCCCGTGCCCGGGAAATCCTTGAAACTGCCGAGGCTGAGGCCGAGGCGTTGCGTCGGCGCTGCGAAGAAGAAACCCGTGCCGAGGTCTGGCAGCAGGCCCAGTCATTGCTCGATGATCTGCGCGAGCAACGGGAGCAGACACTGGCAACGATTGTCGAGGCGGCAGAAGATCTGGTTCAGCAGGCATTGCAGCTTGTGCTGGGCGAATTGTCGGACGGCCAGAAAGTCGGCGCAGTCCTGCGGCAACTGACCTCGGCCAGCCCCAACGAAGAGTCGGCCTTGATCTATTGCCATCCCGACCAGATACCGCTGCTTGCCCAAAGCCTGGAAGAGCAGGGGCAACTGGGCTGGACGTTGCGAGGTGATCCGAACCTTGACCTCGATGCCATCAGCCTGCGCACCGAACATGGGGACTTCAGCCTGAGCTGGAGCGCCCTGCAGCGTCATCTCTGGCCTTGA
- the sctC gene encoding type III secretion system outer membrane ring subunit SctC, whose product MAAVPEEWRQSAYAYEASQTPLSTVLKDFASSYGVGLEMNGVSGVVDAKIRAGNAQEFLDRMALEHQFQWFLYNGKLYVSPQSGQVSQRLEVSSDAAPDLKQALTDIGLLDKRFGWGELPDEGVVLVSGPARYIELIRGFSKEKVKAEEKQQVMMFSLRYAAVADREIHYREQSITIPGVATLLDGLLDSKQVVPPSPQDPMANIQALQGMADIGRNKIINLATERTASRDKPKAGKTSSNRKVVADVRNNAVLIYDNPEKRDMYQQLIQQLDQPSNLVEIDAIILDIDRTQLSALESRWSARAGSVNVGSSLLTGGSATLSISDFDRFFADIQALEGQGVASVIARPSVLTLENQPAVIDFSRTAYITATGERVANVQSVTAGTSLQVIPRTIAGAQPNRFQLIIDIEDGQLDRSRDGETPDVKRGTVSTQAVISENRSLVIGGFHVDETGQRHDKVPLLGDLPVLGPLFTSKRQEVSRRERLFILTPRLIGDQIDPARYIATENRPQLDKALALSGSPNSRERKKIAISNAFADLVKGRIPSDVKEASSGVRLGDLCRVGSGLSIDPARGQWFGGNGFDIAVGVVRNNSSKAQDFSLASCSGGRTLAVTMLPAGRLQPGQSTEVFVATRPVATIATPASPARVSILPP is encoded by the coding sequence ATGGCCGCAGTACCTGAAGAGTGGCGCCAGTCTGCTTATGCCTATGAGGCATCCCAGACTCCTTTGAGCACCGTGCTGAAGGATTTTGCCAGCTCCTATGGCGTGGGCCTGGAGATGAATGGCGTCAGCGGTGTGGTGGATGCAAAGATTCGCGCGGGCAATGCCCAGGAGTTCCTGGATCGCATGGCCCTGGAACATCAATTTCAATGGTTCCTGTACAACGGCAAGTTGTACGTGAGCCCACAGTCGGGGCAAGTCTCGCAACGGCTGGAAGTATCTTCCGATGCCGCCCCCGACCTGAAGCAGGCGCTGACCGACATCGGCCTGCTGGACAAGCGTTTCGGCTGGGGTGAACTGCCGGATGAAGGCGTGGTGCTGGTCAGTGGTCCGGCTCGCTATATCGAGCTGATCCGCGGTTTCAGCAAGGAAAAGGTCAAGGCCGAAGAGAAGCAGCAGGTCATGATGTTTTCGTTGCGTTATGCCGCCGTGGCCGATCGCGAGATCCACTATCGGGAGCAGAGCATCACCATTCCCGGTGTTGCGACACTGCTCGACGGCTTGCTGGACAGCAAGCAGGTCGTACCGCCTTCACCCCAGGACCCGATGGCCAATATCCAGGCCTTGCAGGGCATGGCGGATATCGGCCGCAACAAGATCATCAACCTGGCCACCGAACGTACCGCCTCACGTGACAAGCCCAAGGCCGGCAAGACCTCCAGTAATCGCAAGGTGGTCGCCGATGTGCGCAACAATGCGGTGCTGATCTATGACAACCCGGAAAAGCGCGACATGTATCAGCAGTTGATCCAGCAACTGGATCAACCGAGCAATCTGGTGGAAATCGACGCAATCATTCTGGACATCGATCGTACTCAACTGAGCGCTCTGGAGTCTCGCTGGTCGGCACGTGCCGGCTCGGTAAACGTTGGCAGCTCACTCCTGACCGGTGGTTCGGCCACGCTTTCCATCAGTGATTTCGATCGCTTCTTTGCCGACATCCAGGCACTGGAAGGGCAGGGTGTGGCATCCGTGATCGCCAGGCCTTCGGTGCTGACTCTGGAAAACCAGCCTGCCGTGATCGATTTCAGCCGCACCGCGTATATCACGGCCACCGGTGAGCGGGTCGCCAACGTGCAATCGGTCACTGCCGGGACCAGCCTGCAAGTTATCCCTCGCACCATTGCCGGTGCGCAGCCCAACCGCTTCCAGTTGATCATCGACATCGAGGACGGCCAGCTCGATCGCTCCCGCGACGGCGAAACCCCGGATGTGAAGCGAGGCACGGTCAGCACCCAGGCGGTCATCAGCGAAAACCGTTCGTTGGTGATTGGCGGATTTCATGTCGATGAAACCGGCCAGCGCCATGACAAGGTGCCGCTGCTGGGGGACCTGCCTGTTCTGGGGCCGCTGTTCACGTCCAAGCGCCAGGAGGTTTCACGACGCGAGCGTCTGTTCATCCTCACGCCAAGGCTGATTGGCGACCAGATCGATCCGGCGCGCTACATCGCTACTGAAAACCGTCCACAACTGGACAAGGCACTGGCCCTCAGTGGCTCGCCCAACAGTCGCGAGCGCAAGAAAATAGCCATCTCCAACGCCTTTGCCGACCTGGTCAAGGGACGCATCCCGAGTGATGTTAAAGAGGCATCTTCTGGTGTGCGTCTGGGGGACCTGTGTAGAGTGGGGAGCGGGCTTTCGATTGATCCTGCGCGGGGTCAATGGTTTGGCGGTAATGGCTTCGATATTGCTGTTGGCGTCGTGCGTAATAACAGCAGCAAGGCTCAGGATTTCTCTCTGGCATCCTGCTCCGGGGGTCGTACACTTGCTGTAACAATGTTGCCTGCCGGGCGCCTTCAGCCAGGTCAATCAACTGAAGTGTTTGTGGCAACCCGGCCGGTGGCGACGATTGCGACACCTGCCAGTCCTGCCAGAGTATCAATACTGCCGCCTTGA
- a CDS encoding type III secretion system chaperone translates to MANSQRDAQRFIARLSETLGTSLTLQNGVCALYDSQNRQAAVIEVPKLSDNVVIHCSLGQVRKSQENMQRLLNINFDVASLRGCWLALDQQELRLCTQRELARLDEVQFCDLVNGFMTQVQQTRTTVQPLLN, encoded by the coding sequence ATGGCGAACTCCCAACGCGACGCGCAACGTTTTATTGCGCGTCTTAGTGAAACACTCGGTACATCTTTAACCCTCCAAAATGGTGTCTGCGCTTTGTATGACAGCCAGAACCGTCAAGCCGCCGTTATCGAAGTGCCCAAGCTCAGTGACAATGTGGTTATTCATTGCAGTCTGGGCCAAGTGCGCAAGAGCCAGGAAAACATGCAGCGTCTGCTCAACATCAACTTTGATGTTGCAAGTCTGCGTGGCTGCTGGCTGGCCCTTGATCAGCAAGAGCTGCGTCTGTGCACCCAGCGTGAACTGGCTCGTCTCGACGAAGTCCAGTTCTGCGATCTGGTCAACGGCTTCATGACGCAGGTCCAGCAAACCCGCACCACCGTTCAGCCCTTGCTGAATTGA
- the sctJ gene encoding type III secretion system inner membrane ring lipoprotein SctJ: MHPKAIRLAILMLLALMMAGCGDRMELHRDLTEQDANEVLAELAGKNIDAQKRLDKGGVAVLVSTQDISRAVKVLEAVGLPRRSRSTLGEVFRKEGVISSPMEERARYIYALSQELEQTLSQIDGVVVARVHVVLPERIAPGEPVQPASAAVFIKYRNDLEPDSILPRIRRMVASSIPGMANADEKKLAVVFVPSQGYQESVPMVSVGPFTMTRDRLEFWQWMAVLCTFGIALMLAGLWALNPQWRQRFMPRPAVAAEPPK; encoded by the coding sequence ATGCACCCCAAGGCAATCAGGCTGGCCATCCTTATGCTTTTGGCGTTAATGATGGCTGGTTGCGGCGACCGTATGGAGCTGCATCGCGATCTGACCGAGCAGGATGCCAACGAAGTGTTGGCAGAGCTTGCGGGTAAAAACATTGACGCGCAAAAGCGCCTGGACAAGGGGGGAGTCGCCGTCCTGGTTTCCACGCAGGATATTTCCCGTGCGGTGAAGGTGCTGGAGGCCGTAGGCCTGCCTCGCCGGTCACGCTCGACGCTGGGGGAAGTATTTCGCAAGGAGGGTGTGATTTCCTCTCCCATGGAAGAACGGGCGCGCTATATCTACGCCTTGTCTCAGGAACTGGAGCAGACCCTGTCGCAGATCGATGGTGTCGTGGTTGCCAGGGTGCATGTCGTGCTGCCTGAACGTATAGCGCCGGGGGAGCCGGTTCAGCCGGCCTCGGCTGCGGTGTTCATCAAATACCGCAATGATCTCGAACCCGACAGCATATTGCCGCGCATACGCCGCATGGTTGCCAGCAGTATTCCAGGCATGGCCAATGCGGACGAGAAAAAGCTGGCAGTGGTGTTCGTTCCTTCCCAGGGTTATCAGGAGTCGGTGCCGATGGTCAGTGTCGGGCCGTTCACCATGACGCGCGACCGCCTGGAGTTCTGGCAGTGGATGGCGGTGCTCTGTACGTTCGGGATCGCCCTGATGCTGGCTGGCCTGTGGGCACTCAACCCGCAATGGCGACAACGCTTCATGCCGCGGCCTGCTGTAGCGGCGGAACCGCCGAAATGA